The DNA region TGTTATCTCCAGAAATCTATCTCAATCTCACGTGATTTCCTCTGCTATCACCAAGTAGGAAATTACCTAGAGAGTCAGCTGAGATTTGTGTGATTCTTGAATTTCCAGATAGAGCTGGCTCCTTTTTTGCACTTAAAGAGGCTAACGCATCACCTAGCCTatgcagaaaaaaaatcacagggAAACTTTATATACaaggaaataaagaaaaaatgcaCCATCAAAGGTAGTGTCCACATAACAAAGGATCAGTTTACTCGGAATCAAATAGCCAATGATCAAAACAAACAGAAAACTAGAAACATGGTCTCAAATTAAGCTACTTACGCAGAAAGTGACTTTGAGATGTGCAAAAAATCTGTTACGCTATCCCTattggcatcttcttcaacCAGGCATTCACTTGCTGGCAAATCCACAAGAGAAAGCTTACTGTACAGGTGCTCTCCTGTCACACAGTTTCTGTAGTGTATATGGATGGTAATAATCCTGAAAGAAAACATAGTTTCTAGGATTTGTAAGAAACTAAGTGAAAGGAAAATAAAGAATAAAACAATAAACCAAACAATTAAAATTTCAGTGGACAGGTTAAGATGATGAAGGAAATGGAGCAACAAAAAGTAACAAAACAGAGTATTAAAAGCCTATAATTCAACTGCTGAGAACAAAGGAAAGTGTGCCATGTTAAAATAATCGGCAACAAGTGGAGCTGCCACCAAGAGTTAACAGATCAATTACAACACATATACCAAGAgttaaacaaaaacaaaactcCAACACATATAAGGATGTTTAATATAAACAGTGATAGTATTCtatgaaaaacaaaacaaaacaaaacaggAAATGCTCACATACAGGATAGAAACCATGGCCCTTGGCGAATTAACAGATCAATTTTGAAGTGCTGTCTTTAGTGCCCTAGAAAACTCCAGTCGATTTTCAACCTTCTCTTACACAAGTTCCACAAAGGATTCTTGCACACCCATACGAACTTTTGGGACAGTACTCCTAGATTCTGACAGCAAATCCCTGACCTGTGGTGgaaataatacatatatttaGCTCCTTAAATAATATATAACGTCCATTCAAGGAAATGCGCACTTTGACATGTCTTCATAATAACATAAAGAAAATCAGTGACAGAATATTTGTAGAGCTCACAGGCACCTGATCATTGTACAGCTCACAGGCAGTAAAATAGAAGTTGAAGTGTGCAGTGGAAGTAGTATCCGAGTTTGAAAGATCAAACAGCTCTTCAAAGCTCCGCAGATATAAACCACGATAATGACTAGATCCTTCCTGGAAAGAACACGtggtttttttttgtaaaaggTGTTGCAAACATGTATTTAACCACTTTTCAGCAAAGAGCTCGGAAAGCATATAGTCATCAGAAAGACATAAAAATATCAATACTTTGTGTAAAGCACTGACTGAGCTCAAGTAGAATACAGATACAAGATGACAAGGTGAGATAGATATCCAAGGAGTAGAAATCAGATTTTAGTATTTTAGAATTACCAATGAAAGCTCTATAACATACTACAATTACCCTTGAAACCTTTATAAGAGTGCCATTTCAGAAGCACCCTTATGTTACATTGTGCACAAGTGATAACACTTACGTTTCATTTTCAAAGCTCTCCagtatattttttctttggCAAGACAACATTAATTACACGACGGACCAAGGCATAGTATGCTACTGTTTAAACACAAGCTAAGAAAATATACTTTGATTGATTGCATGTTGTAAGAAAGCAAAGGGTGTCAGACTGAAGTAGATTTCATAATGCAAGCTCTTTCACGAAAAGATTCCATTTACGGTTCCAGCGCTGTGAAGCCCTGTGCTATGGAAGAGGTATTTAAGATAGTATTTGCCATATCAAGTAAGATTAATATGGTGCAAAGAGACAACCCACACATGACCCAATCCAAAACAGTAGGTTAAACAGGATTTCTGGAACACGGGATGATGCCAGACAAAACCTAAATAATTACCTTTTTAGTTTGAGGTCAGCAGCTTCATATATTAAAGTATGGGAGTTCAGGGAAAACAATTACAACACAAGAGTTGATGAGTACCAATGTCTGTGTTTTTCCAGGGCGGCTCTGACCATATGCAAATATGGAAATATTGTACCCATCCAGGGCAGATTGCACAAATGGTTGAACATCATGGAAAAGTTCACCTGATAGAAAAAATGAATAACAGAACAGCATAAGAATAAATAACATGACCAAAAAATAGCATTCCATCAAGGTACCTTTGAGTTGCATCCTACATTGCTGTACAACTACCATTCACAAGAAAATATATGAGAACCCCACTTCTCCTATCTTACCTTGCCCAGTGTGGGGTCCATataccctatcaaactcataaTCCTTCTTAGGATTGGTTAAAGACTCATCTCCAGTGTTTACACGGATAGTAAAATCATCTGGAAACTCGATCATTGATGGACCCTCATCTTCAAATAGTGGTCTGCTACAACAAAACACTTTGACATTGGCTGCAAGATGTTG from Phragmites australis chromosome 8, lpPhrAust1.1, whole genome shotgun sequence includes:
- the LOC133926427 gene encoding kinesin-like protein KIN-14L isoform X1, producing the protein MTDTRGGWCWDVPGFEPPTAMPRAPPTTMVLRPSAGAPRAAAGAVPVADRLGQLADSVQLTREDCLELRQEASDLLEYSNAKLGRVTRYLGFLAARTRKLDQTALATEARITPLIHEKKRLFDDLLTLKANVKVFCCSRPLFEDEGPSMIEFPDDFTIRVNTGDESLTNPKKDYEFDRVYGPHTGQGELFHDVQPFVQSALDGYNISIFAYGQSRPGKTQTLEGSSHYRGLYLRSFEELFDLSNSDTTSTAHFNFYFTACELYNDQVRDLLSESRSTVPKVRMGVQESFVELV